ATATGGTATAGTAAAATAATCCTTTAATTAAGGAAGAGAAACAGCGACCACAAATAATAATGATATCATAACGTCCCAGAAGGTGAACGTAAAGTATGGGCCTAAATCTAAAAGTCGTGAAAGGTAACTGATGGTTATTGCAGTGTTTCCGTTTTATAGCCGTGTGGGACACCAAAGCTATGGCCGTTAGATGCAATTTGAATCGCTTATAAGTGAATCCAACGGATAGGATGGAAATGGAGGTGACGCAGAGGATTAGGCCACCTCTTTCGTCTACAGAGCCAGCGTGGAGCCAATCAGTATGCCTGCCGTCAAACAATGTGTGACGCAGGTTGTTTCGATTCCTGACTAGAAATTTGCAATATGCTAAGCTTTAATAATCTTCAAACTCAAGTATAAGCCCCGTACTTTTGCAATTTGCCAAACATTTTGAAAAAGAACATTTTGTTTGGTGTTAATTCATAATTTTCatgtgtttatattttttttggtatctACCTTTTTTGACCGAAAGTATACTTTACAGGAAAAAGGGAACAATTCAACGCTCATAGTTGGCCACAATTGTTTGCAGTTAGTTTATTTGGTGGATACTAGCACCAAGACGACAATGGCCCTAATTAGCTGATGTATATGTCTTATGGggtaaactagattttgattatTGTTTTCACAATACAGAaagatttttaaacaaaaatataatgtttttttttatgtttaggCACTTAAAAATAATACAGTTGTCAATTTGTAAAATAGTTTAACTAATTTACttttatataaatgtattacatttgtttaataattttagcaTGTTGTGATGTTAGatgacatttattttatttttaattattaaactccataaataatatttcagaattatttttaaaattttaataattaaagtGAACGaatctttatttataatatcacaaaaattgaaattaattaattatttaatcaaTGAGTATTAAAAAGTTATAAGATTTTGTTATAGTAAACatgaaatatctaaaattaaaaatattatttaaattataaaataatcttAGGTGTCACagtacattttatttaaatagtataatttctaaataatgatcattttcttctttaatgGGAGCTttagaaatagtttaaaataacataaattagtCTTGTTCATGTTCTAATAAAAGTATAAGAACTAagtaatatacaataaaaaatttataaattaataatgatgATACTAtgacattttattaatttatatggttattaatttaccaaaagttttcttttatagatttttctatttcagattatatttttatataaatcagaaataatttattttattttgaaattagactttcgtattatttttcttataattgttagtatatatgaaatattcgttatagaatttaaatatggttttaaatataattttactaaatattattaaaatatattgaattgtTAAGAAAAACATAGATAATCTCACTGTGAATATAGAAaacaatacattattttttttgtatatatataaaatgtatatataaattattgatttatgattttaatggaaTCATACATTTACaccaaattttctaaaattattatctaattattttattgatttgtgtCTTATTTTAAACCACTCCAACTCGAAACTTgaatactttattaatttaaagtttttattaaattatcaagtattaatttatagagtttataCTGTATAACGAGTAACAGAAAATTAACTAGTTCTCAAAACACTAAAAGTGGTAATTAGTTGCAACTGACATACATGATTTAATTAGTTGTACAGTATACAAAAATGATTACCAATATCCATAAACAATTCCAACTGTAAATTTAAACATATGAACATGTAAAAGGTTAACATAGAATAGACattataaactatattaatacaAAAGAAAATGGTATATGTttgatacaaaaataaataatcatttaatcaaaattacatatatgtttttcgtcaaaattaaattttattaattacataaattaattacatacttaaaattcattaattttatttttaaatacaaaatataatttaacaataAATCACATACAATTGTTAGATTTGATTATGTGAATTTTCATATCTTAAGATAGTACAATTTTGTAGAAACTCTTGTTCTATTGCTAATTATTAAACCATAGATTACATTTAAGGGGGAAAATCAgataagaaaaagagaaaaagaaaatagcTGCGCTGTACAAGTCGTGAACTAGCTGCTATAAACTCTCTCCCGAATCCCACTACACTTTGGCCTTtttcaactctctctctctctcctatgGAACCACCGCCTCCTTCTCTCTCCTCCACCGTCGTTCCCGCAGCCACCTCTTCTatacctcctcctcctcctcacgtGCCATCATCTTACCCCGAGTCTCTAGACTCCTCCCCAAAATCCCGCACCACCGATGCCTGGGACGATCTTCCTCCTCCCGCTGGCGCCGCCTCTTCCAAACTCCGTCTCATGTGCAGTTACAACGGCCACATCCTTCCCCGCCCGCACGACAAGTCGCTCTGTTACATGGGCGGCGACACTCGCATCATTGCCCTCGACCGCACCTCCTCCCTCTCTTCTCTCATCACTCGTCTCTCCAACACGCTACTCAACGGCCGCTCCGTCACGCTCAAGTATCAGCTACCCAGCGAAGATCTTGATTCTCTAATCTCCCTCACCACCGAAGAGGATCTCGATAACATGATCGAGGAGTATGACCGTACCATCAGTTCCGCTAAACCCTCGCGTCTGCGTTTGTTTCTCTTCACGGCGAAGCCTGAAGCTACGCAATCGATGGGTCAGATTCTAGAGAGTTCGGCTAAGAGTGACGATTGGTTCCTCAACGCTCTCAATAGAGGTTCCGACGTCAATCGTTTACTTGGCTTGGACGATGCCGGAGACAAAGATGACGATTGTAAACAGCAGCAGCAGAAGCAACAGATTCAACAGCCTCCGCCTCCGCAGCAAGGAGGTCAAGATGTGCATAACTTGCCGGACTCTCCGATGTTGGATACATCCTCCTCCTTTGGATCAACTTCTTCCTCCCCTTCGCTCGCGAATCTACCTCCGATTCGTGTCCATGTAGAGGAAGCTAAGGGGATGCAGGATCAGAGGCTTGGAATCGAAGAACAGTTCGCACGATTCAACGTCGGGAATAAGATTCAAGACGACGGGTTTGCAGCGATCTCGTCTCCACCGCCGATGCCTGTGACTATCACTCTTCCTGCTGCTCCGGTGAATGCTACAACCGTCTCAAGTGAGGTCTTCTCCGACGACGGTGCTCCGGCTGGATACAGAAAGCCTCCGACTCCACGTTCACAGCCTACTCATCAGGTGAAATCGGTGCCGTCACCCGATTCCGTTTCCAGGTACTCTCATCACTTACTTGAAGCTTCATGTGCCTTAGATTTGATTGGTTAGATTCTGATTTGTTCTCCATGTGTTTGTTAAAATGCCTCAGTGATAGCAGCATGAACAATTCTGTGTTTCATCAAAGACCTTCTGTTTACCAAGAGCCTGTTTCTCAGATGCCTTCTTGTTCTTCCACTGTAGTTACTGGTCTGATTAATCCCTCAGATCCAAACACACTCTTATCTCATAATCAAAATCAGAATCGGAATCAGGACTCGGGCTACATCCTTCACCCTCAACAGCAACAGTTCATACACGCACCTCAGTACCTTCATCACCATCCCTCTACTGGCCTTCCTGTCCAAAGTTACATCCAGGTTTACCCTTCCCAGCCTCAGCAGTCCTTCCACATGCACCCTAGTCAACTAGATCACCAGCCTTACCCCTTTTATTATGCCACTGCTCCAGTCCCACCTAAGCCTTACAATATTCCTCTCACCCAATCTGGCAGTGTGAGTGATTCTCTAGGGTCTCTCCCTTCTAGCCATCCCCAGACGCTGCCTAATTCCACCATGATGGCTCCACCACCAAACAATCATTTGAGAAATACTCCGCAAGCTACGGGTGGTGCTCAGATTGTTCACCAGGTACCACCTATAAGTCAGCAGCAATTCATGGGGTATTCTCAGATTCATCACCCACCCCAGTCTGGTTCAGCTGGGATTCCCAACTATGGATATGAATATGTGGAAAATGCGCCTAAGCAGGTATACTACACGCAACAGATGGGTCACGCACAGTATCAGACAATGACCGGGCCTCCACCTGCCATGGTGTTGCCTGATGGCTTTCCTGTTGCTGCTAAGCTTCCAGCTGAGAACATGACTCAACAGATCCAGAGTTCACACCCATTGTGACACACAAGGAAGATGGATAACAATTTTGGATGAAGGAACTCGGGTTGGTTTCGGAACATATAAatgtatatcttttttttttctctcttattttctaagttgcTGCATCTATCAAGTGTCTAGTTTCATGTTTGTTTATGGACTATGTCAAAATGTGTTGTGTGAGTAAGTATAAGGTAGTAGTGTTGCTTctttgtaatttacattatagttACGATGGATACTGGTTTCCTGGATCTTATATCATATTATTGTCATTCCCGGCTGGTgcattgtttttaaaatttgatcaaaaaaaaaaaagaccagaGGGTAAGAGGTAAGACGCTTTTTAATGTCTCTCTATCACATACTTCAGGCTTGTGATTTTGTATATAAGTTCAGATCCTGACTGTGATTTTTGTGCACCAAACATTGACGCGCCGCTGACCCGATTGGGTtacaaaaatctgaaatttctCTCAGTGGGTCAGCTCTCCATCCCTTGCAGTTAGTGATATAAAACCAAGAACTCCACAAAGTATGCGGTTATGTCCTCTTCTCCTAAAAAAATCTTCTTCTAACACTCTTTTAGCCTCGGCTTCAGGCTATAAATACTCTCAAAGAGCTCTCTTACTTGTCTATGGATTCTCATCAAAGATCTCTCTTTCTCAACTCACTCTCTCTTTATCTGCACTTGTGGATAGAGATGTCAATTGGGCTGTCCATGTCTAATGGGTATGTCCAAATGGACAAAGCAGTTTATTGGACATTATTTTTCTTAAGTCTAAATTGTACCTAGTCCAAATTGTCCAAACCCAAAATAGACCATTCCAAATGGACTGTCCGCGAGGCCCAAACAAAATGTATACTTTAATACtaaactaggttaagacccgcgccatgcacggaatgaacattatatataaaaaatattttatatattatatgtttataacatattatgaaataataaatatatattgaataattaaaaagtcattatctactacttaaataattaaattagtgcgagcatataaataaattttataaatcgaaaaaatatttttttatttgatatgatatataattaaatttaaatgatagcaATATATAGAGTATAtggtatatttaaatattaatatatattagattatgTTTTTCGCtcatatttttttgagaaattaggCTCTATATACaccaaaaaatttaatatttgcaAACTACCCAAACACTAACTTTGACACTGTTGATATttctttaatacaaaattaccCCTGCCCAAACTATCTCCTTCTTTTTCTATCTTGTATATTCTGCCCGAATAATCTTCTTCATTCTCTCTATTTcttgtattttcttaaaattactCTACACAATTTCTTTTATGTTAATCTACAAATGTTTTCTTCTGATCTTTTCTATTTTCAACGATGTCAATCAGTTTTAAATACGTATGTTTCAATTAACACAGAATATGAATTTAACGTATATTAGCCTCATTCCAACTAGAAATCTTTATCTAGCTTTTCTATCGTTTTACTCAAATCTCAACCATGATATGAATATTCAAGATTTTGAACTTCTTGAATCTATCTCGTAGACCTCTATCCTTTGTGAGCTCTCCCCTAGAGTCCATATCTTGTTAACAATGGCATGAACCTTTCTAATGTGAGGGGCCGAATTAAGGAATTTTCCAATAAGAAAATCTTCCCAAAGAAGATTCGCATCATCAATGACAGCATCTGGAATTTCTACAACTGTTTGCCCATCCTTCTCTGTAATATCTCATACCTCTTCAGAATCTTTTTATCTTTCGCGATTTCTACCCACGAAGAACTTTTTGAAGACCTTTTATTCTGTACTTGAACCGAGTTTCAGTAGTCTCAGATCGCACCTGCTTCTCTAGATCTCCCCCAATCACCTTCGATCCACCTTGCTTCACTAAATCTCCGTTCGACTCCAATCCCCCGTGCCCCAGATCCAAAACCTTTTCTATAACCGCTCTATTTCCTGATCCTTCCTGACCGTCAATAACCCCCATCGGAGAGCCAGACAAGTCCGGCGGAACCGCCGTATCCATATTGTAACTGTGCGATCGTTGATCGTTTATGATCCAACGGCTATTATGGTCAACAAAGTTGACTTTGAACTAAAACAGTTTGTACTCAAACATGAAGGCCGACATTGATTGAGAAATAATTCCATTTAATAAAGGATACTAAGTAGAACTATTTCTTAAAAAAGAAATCGTACAAATACTCGCAGTCTCGAAAACTAAGATCCAAAGACAATAATAAAAGAGAGCTCAAAATGTCTTGACTAACAAAAATAGCAAAATCCAGGAGTAGTGAAAACAAACAGATCATAAGACTCGAGAATGGAAAACAAGACATCTCTAATTCATCCTCCTGATAAGCTCATTGATGAAGTTTTCACGGTTTCCAGCATCACCACCTTCAACGTAGtgattcctcttcttcttgagaCCACCAAGCGGTGCCTTGAGCTGGAATGGCCACAGGAAGTTGTTAGCCTCCTTGAAATGAGGTCCAACTGTTAGAATCTCGTGGATCAAGTCCTCAGTGCAGATGATCCCATGTTTAACCAAACCCTGTTATTGTAACAGGAAACAATAACTGTCACTTAAATTGATTCATAGAAAGAGTAACATTAAAGAAGGTAGGACCAAAGACGACAGGATAACTAACCTGCTCTACGATAGAGTTGTCAGTCAAAGCCACCCTCTGGGAGTTGAGCTTTCCGTATCCTCTCTTGTAGATCAATTCCTTAACACTCTTCAAGTTAGGGAACCTGAATGAAGATAAGAAAGGTCACTCACTACTCTTGTCATCACGAGTTCTTATCATGGCAAGAGATATAAGATTCATACCCGTAGGTCACATAGGGCTCAACACGACGAAGCATGTTCATTGTAGCCTTGTTGACTTTGAGAAACACACCGTTGAATATCTGCATTACGTTAACATCAATTTAAAGCATTTCTTGATTCTAATGTCAAGACAAATCAACAAAGCTCAGCCCTTTGtcactaaagctatgttcaatACCAGAAGAACATAACTGTCTAATGTCACAATACCAAACACTAAAAAACCAAAGGAATAGTATGTTCAGACATACCTGTCTCAAACGCAAAAGCTGAAGAATTTTCTTTGTCTTCGGGTCAATAGCATTGATACtgcaaatcaaagaaacaaaacataagaaaacaaaatagatCATTTCTATGGCAATAACAAAGGTAAAACATACCCACGAATACGGATGATGAACAAGAGCTTAGCTTCAGGGTCAACATAGAAACCTCCTTTAAGCTTAGCCTCACGTTTCAAAGAGATCAACTCCTTCTCCTATACAAGGAGACAATACTTCATTTACACAGAACCAAAGCTAGCACGACATTCCCTAAACAAAGTAATACATGTTCAGCTTCTCGATTTGGATCTAATTAGTTACCTTCTCGGCGTACTCCTTGGCGTACTGCTCGGCCCTTTTGTAGATAAGCTTCCTGTTGGCGGCGTTCGTCTTCTTGGCTGCTTCAGCGTTCTGCTTCTTCGCCAGGGCCCACTCCtcctctctcttcctcttcttcaggACTGACTCCGGAACTACAACCTTTGATTCTGTCATttctgatgaagaagaaaccGACACTAACCTCTGTCGTGCTTTGAATCAAACGGAGTTCCAAACACACTGCGGCGATGAGTGACTTTATATATGCCCACTCACTCGAAAATATTAGGGTTAAGTAGATTATAAATGGGCCTCATACGCCTCATTAGcccatttattattttttcctgAGGTCCGGTCCATTAAGAAGCGCTTGATGTTTCATAGCTTGCGGACAATAAACATTAAACACAAACGCTCTTGTTTGGGTTGGAGTTAAGATCCCAAAGTTGCTTGTAACCTTCCTTAGTCTCTGATTTTGaaaagtgtatatttttttctctaaattttgTAATGCGCACACATATATTTGTGAATATTGGGGTCTTCTAATAGAATTTTATGGTAAGAATTGTTTTGGAAGAATTGAAGAtgaataaaactaattttgttcaATCTGTTAATCCATTCCAACATTTTACATGTATAAGTGAAAGAGTATATATACAATCACATTGATCTTTTGTGCAAGTGAAAGGAAGGTACTCATATGGCACGCCTATAATATACCATTGTGTTTGAGGTAACCAGCACAAATCAGTTTCTCCACCCAACCGGAAACTCACTTCATACCGTATCCCTCCACCAGCTCCCGGAGCTTCTCCGCCGTGAATTTCCCACATTAAAGGCACGACCTCCACCGGAAGAGCCAGCTTTACTTCCAACAGAAAGGTACAATCTTCGACTCGTCAACAATCACCACGAACAACAGTGGATAAAGTTCGGGCTAGTTAATGTAaccaaagtaaaacaaaaataacataataataaacGTTGTATGACGTATTATcctctctcttttgtttgtcACATTGGCATATAATAAAGCAAGAAATTTACACAAACTTGATGAAAGAAAGAATAAATTAATTACAcgatttttaaacatatatcttaagctaaagtaaaaaaatcagataaataatataaagaaTATTATGTGTGTTTACAGTATacataaccaacaaaaaaaaagagtttgtgGGTaagtaaaaggaaaaaaagtgaAATGGGCCGAGCAGATCAGCCCACGTGACCCGAAGTTGCGGCGGCGAGAACCCACTGGAGGAGGTCAAGAAGGCGAAAGGCTAAAACAGAGGAGGAAACGGGAACACTAACGATGAGGAGAAGCAGCGTTGCGATTGCAACTGTGGGCCGAGAATTCATGAGGAAGCTCTGGAGAAGACCAACGGATTCGCAGATGACAGAGTCGTAGCTGCTGTAGAAACGCTTCTCCCAATCCATCCAGTGAGAAGGAGGCTCGTAGTTTCTCTCAACCATCTTCATCTCGTGGATGCGTTTCCTCAGAACGATCATGTTCTCGTCCACCAGTCTCCCTCCTCCGTAGTAATGGTCCTTTCCTGAAGACGCAGCCGCAGAAAcgctcatcatcatcttcttcttcttcttaatcaTCATTTTATTCGCGGAAAATACCAATGGATGGAACCTGAGAGGTGATATCAAAGCCGACGAAGAgatcattgtagcttccattgTTTATGTTTGTTTGGAATGTTTGAAGGAGATCGTTGTTGTTGGTTGGAGAAGGTAATGGACAAGTGGAAATGTATTTATAACCAAataataatttggataaaaGTGGGGGATTATATGATTATTGATTAGCGCGTTGCCACCACTTGCCAATCTCATCAATTTGGTGAGTAGGAGGACCCACTTTTCCTTACTTCCacgtcttttttcttttcttaactcCCTCTCAAGATTCGGTGATTCCATTTAAATCTTCTTACACGTCTTTTACTATTCATCTATCAAACCAATTTTgtatttaacatattttttttttcggaaCCACTGTATACAGTATTAACCCCTGTTCTAAAACGCGTCTGCAGCGACCGCTTAATCGGCGATTAAACGTGAATCGGTAAGCTATTGTGGCGTGTTGCCCCAATTCGTCCAAAAACTCGGATTCTTCACAAAAGGTTCAATTTTTCTAAATTGTAAGCTATAAATCATAAGTTTCCTGTGAATATATCATAATTAGGGATAAACATCAGAAAAATCAGTGAAAACGAAGGAGAATCgcgaaaaaaaaaagttgaaacaCACAGAAATAAACATCACCATGCCTCGAACCCGCGCCTGTACTTAAACATAAGACCCCCGAACCAATAGACTAACATGAAATCTTGTGAAGCTTggacaaataataatatatataccaaaCATAGATAAAATTAATTcccgattaatccccgattttttcTCAACTCGCTAGGCCCGGATTACCGCACGGATAGCGCGTAGCGAATTTCCtgttaatattattaacatatctatgttttctttaGACTACTTTCGTTGCAGCGCTCTTGTACATTGAAGTTGAAAAATAGTCGATGATCTATCCATTTTGACctatgtttttttaatgagaTTAGTCGATGATATCGATTTAATATGTGATCAGTTTATGACATAGCTAGTCGCATTAGTTATTAGGATATGTTAATGCATGCATAATGAGAAAGGAAAGTTGACATGTATTGACGAGGATATTACAATCGATGCATTGTGAAACTTCCTGCGGTACGCTAACTTGTTAGCTTGTTGATTTAGGAAACACGGCATTTAGAAATGAAATGAAATTGAGAAACCTCCTTTAATAATGCACATGATGTGCCAACTGCCAATGCATATATTTGTTGCTCTTTTCAATTATACTAATAGCATATATTAAATTCCTTTTTTACAACCGAATTGACCTCCCATTTGTTTATATGATTGCACCTGAAAAAGCGTACAAGTCGGTGACCCTTTTTAATTATGCGATTACTATCATATCTTAACTGTAATAACCTAATGTTTAAACAAATGATAACTATGTAGACTAATTTCTTTTTGTGCCACTTTTTCTTCTAATACCCTTtagtattttccaaaataaatcaaataaatagttttacaaataaaaaaaatgagaaatagTTACTACTAATGAAAAACCTATATCACTTATTGGTATTTTTTTCCAGTTCTAAAagaatgtttaaatcataattttatattatgttcTACAAAAAGTAGAATTGACATTCTATACAGTAGAAaatgtaatctattttttcattgaatctaatatgtttagaaaatgtaatctatttttttcattgaatctaatatatttagaatatataaactacgtaaataatagtaatctaaaaatatttagaaaacacATTCCACGCTTAACCTATCgttctaaaatctttagaatCTGGAATCTAcgcattactataaatctaaaacttgTAGAAATTGGAATCTAtacattactataaatctaaaactagTAGAAATCAATTTCAAACATGTTCTTATGTTCTACATATAgtagaatatatattatacgGATAAGGataatcattttcaaaaatatgggaagagaatatttggaaatattcagtTTCTTTATATTGattaaatcgatttttttttttaaaaaagaagaaaattgtgatttataaaatcaatttttaaattaaaaaaattaaaacatcgaTTTGGAAACTTCTTCTTACGCCATCTTTTTCTCCCCTTTGTCCTTCAAGGAAAAGAGTAAAATGGGTTTGATTGATTAGAAATCGAGTTGTAAGAGTTCAGCTTGTGTttgtttggttcaaatcaagtgggaatcaaaCCAAATTTAACCGAAAAAACCAGGAAATCGATTTGGAAGACTTACATGGGCatgagatcgatcgatcccaaaGACACTACCGATCGATCGAAGTGGGATCGAGCTTTTGCGATTGACTGACCTGGGCTTGGTCGATCAGTATATGCTctacatatttttgttgttcTGGATATATTTATCAAGATCGACCGGTTGCTTACGGGATCGATCAATCcctttgaaaaacaaaattttgaacttcagttttttttggacgatttttaatattttttgtaattattttagttaaaaattatattttaatatttaacaattgttttattaattttaatttcgagtttttaattgaaattaaggataatattgtcattttaaaaatatttagactaATAGaacataaagtatatgagattAGCCTAAtatgacatagttatcattttgttGGCCtagaaaaacaattttcccaacAAATTAATGGGAGAATTGAGAGTACATTTCAATGCTTATTTGTCTTACAATGTCCTCATCACATAGTCACAGATCAAATTACTATACCAGTTTTCTTAAAACCTATAATCAAAATTACAATGCATCACTTTAAAACCAAGTTCTTATGTTGATATAACATATTTGAtgtaaacaacaacaaaaggttttttttttttttttttttttttaacaataacaaaaagTTGAAagccaattttcaaaaaaaaaaaaaaacaataacaaaaagcGTGATCTGAAGGCCAACGCAAAGATACGAGGATGTTTGGACCAGACGCCACGTTCCGTACCGTTGGGTATTTTGACTTTCGCCCAATGGGCGGCTCTcatattattatcttttttttttccaactaattttattaaaataggcCAAGCCTAAGAAACATAAAAGCTAAAAGCCCACAAAAAATATTCAATCGGAAAGAAAATGGACCAGGCCCAAACTTCTTCTACACCTTTCGAGCACACGTGTCTAGATCTCAAATCCAGAGGACACGCGTCACTCGATCTCTTCATCTTCTCAGACGCCGGCGACTTCAATGGTGTTTCACCCGATTCACCCCTGAACCATCATCATTCATCGATTCCGGAACACACCAGAACCCATGACCTCATTCCATCTTCACCGCAACCGCCTTGACTCATGCGTATTCTTTATCGGAGAGAATCAAATCGCCGAAACGAGATCTCATCCGTCACCGTTCGAGCACACACCATAGCAAAACATCGCGCAAGCCATAACCATCTTTCACCGGAGAGCTTCTCTCGTCCTACGACGAGAGCTCATCCACCAAATCACAAACGACACCACCTGAACAAAAATACGAAACCACACCCTAAAGCAGATCTAGGGAACGAAAAGCCGAAGAGGCAAGGCAAGGAAACCTTCACCCCTCGGTAGCAAAGCCGGAGACGATTGGATCTATAGAAGCCTCCACCTTTTCGGGGTCTTAGCCGGCGACGCAGAGCTGAGGAAGCCTCCATCTCCCAGAAACTTAGTCGGCGACTACGGAGCTATAAAAGCCTCCATATCCCGGAGCAAACGCTGAACTCAAAAGCTGGCTGTCACATCGAGCCACCGTCCTACATCCTCCCCGCGAGGCCATAGAAAGAGGAGTTACCGCCGTTCAAAGCACACTACGAGCGGGGCCTTTTCCGGAGCAAAACCCTAGCTCAGATCCGCAAATATATCGGAGAGAGACCACAGATCGGAGCACACAGTTAAAGGAATGAAACTGAAATGAACAGAAGGGAGCCACCGGCGCCGGCACGCGCTCGGACGCGCCGCCGGACGCCGGGTCTGCCTTCACacgcttttctctctctctcttttctctcaatGTCTAGAAatcttatattattatcttatctACTCGTTTAATTAGATAACT
The nucleotide sequence above comes from Brassica napus cultivar Da-Ae chromosome A9, Da-Ae, whole genome shotgun sequence. Encoded proteins:
- the BNAA09G18520D gene encoding uncharacterized protein BNAA09G18520D; the protein is MEPPPPSLSSTVVPAATSSIPPPPPHVPSSYPESLDSSPKSRTTDAWDDLPPPAGAASSKLRLMCSYNGHILPRPHDKSLCYMGGDTRIIALDRTSSLSSLITRLSNTLLNGRSVTLKYQLPSEDLDSLISLTTEEDLDNMIEEYDRTISSAKPSRLRLFLFTAKPEATQSMGQILESSAKSDDWFLNALNRGSDVNRLLGLDDAGDKDDDCKQQQQKQQIQQPPPPQQGGQDVHNLPDSPMLDTSSSFGSTSSSPSLANLPPIRVHVEEAKGMQDQRLGIEEQFARFNVGNKIQDDGFAAISSPPPMPVTITLPAAPVNATTVSSEVFSDDGAPAGYRKPPTPRSQPTHQVKSVPSPDSVSSDSSMNNSVFHQRPSVYQEPVSQMPSCSSTVVTGLINPSDPNTLLSHNQNQNRNQDSGYILHPQQQQFIHAPQYLHHHPSTGLPVQSYIQVYPSQPQQSFHMHPSQLDHQPYPFYYATAPVPPKPYNIPLTQSGSVSDSLGSLPSSHPQTLPNSTMMAPPPNNHLRNTPQATGGAQIVHQVPPISQQQFMGYSQIHHPPQSGSAGIPNYGYEYVENAPKQVYYTQQMGHAQYQTMTGPPPAMVLPDGFPVAAKLPAENMTQQIQSSHPL
- the LOC106432061 gene encoding 60S ribosomal protein L7-2 is translated as MTESKVVVPESVLKKRKREEEWALAKKQNAEAAKKTNAANRKLIYKRAEQYAKEYAEKEKELISLKREAKLKGGFYVDPEAKLLFIIRIRGINAIDPKTKKILQLLRLRQIFNGVFLKVNKATMNMLRRVEPYVTYGFPNLKSVKELIYKRGYGKLNSQRVALTDNSIVEQGLVKHGIICTEDLIHEILTVGPHFKEANNFLWPFQLKAPLGGLKKKRNHYVEGGDAGNRENFINELIRRMN
- the BNAA09G18540D gene encoding uncharacterized protein BNAA09G18540D; protein product: MEATMISSSALISPLRFHPLVFSANKMMIKKKKKMMMSVSAAASSGKDHYYGGGRLVDENMIVLRKRIHEMKMVERNYEPPSHWMDWEKRFYSSYDSVICESVGLLQSFLMNSRPTVAIATLLLLIVSVPVSSSVLAFRLLDLLQWVLAAATSGHVG